Proteins from a genomic interval of Schistocerca piceifrons isolate TAMUIC-IGC-003096 chromosome 3, iqSchPice1.1, whole genome shotgun sequence:
- the LOC124789351 gene encoding protein FAM102A-like: protein MAFMLQRKKYYKFQVEICVEELTAVPFINAVLFAKVRLLNGGGFTETSSREEVREHTVQWAAKFQFDCKMTANASTGVLNPCILRISVRREVKGGRSFQKLGFCNVNLAEFAGCGEIARRYLLEGYGTHQRQDNSVLGVSIKMNLLSGDILFKVPSASAKPSPVTKQDNNEADSCERGATLSSGPTAKSVTGVTPASGSLSRKRLGLTSCEIAPNVEPVVKEGDRQIEIVSSTENGEYSTARLESGSTSSSVNNNTNLHTVNGYSHHRWHSSPKIYRHARNSSTGFCFNETSGLDETSSLDRRKKAEHGIIRDSNSGSGIDADSLIDELIRSTIHDQPNENDENLGLQLFIAKDGSTTLGTPKTRSQVLSGSLKEVVVKSNQN, encoded by the coding sequence ATGGCATTTATGCTGCAAAGGAAAAAATATTACAAGTTTCAGGTAGAAATCTGTGTAGAAGAACTGACTGCGGTACCTTTCATCAACGCAGTACTGTTTGCTAAAGTGAGACTACTAAATGGGGGAGGCTTCACCGAAACTTCTAGCAGGGAGGAAGTACGCGAACATACTGTGCAGTGGGCTGCAAAATTTCAGTTTGACTGTAAAATGACAGCTAACGCGTCTACTGGCGTACTTAACCCGTGTATCCTTCGAATATCTGTTCGCAGAGAAGTGAAGGGTGGTCGCTCATTTCAAAAGCTTGGTTTTTGTAATGTAAATCTTGCAGAATTTGCAGGCTGTGGTGAAATTGCAAGGCGGTATCTACTGGAAGGATATGGTACACACCAGAGACAAGATAATTCAGTGCTTGGTGTTTCCATAAAAATGAATTTGCTTTCAGGTGATATTCTGTTCAAGGTACCATCTGCATCAGCAAAACCCAGTCCTGttacaaaacaagacaacaatgaaGCTGACAGCTGTGAAAGAGGAGCTACTCTTTCAAGTGGCCCCACAGCTAAGTCAGTAACAGGTGTAACACCAGCTAGTGGCAGCTTATCCAGAAAAAGACTGGGATTAACTTCATGTGAAATTGCTCCAAATGTTGAGCCTGTAGTTAAAGAAGGAGACAGGCAGATAGAGATTGTATCGAGCACTGAAAATGGTGAATACTCTACAGCTCGTCTTGAAAGTGGTTCAACATCAAGCAGTGTGAACAATAATACTAACTTGCATACTGTCAATGGCTACAGCCATCATCGATGGCACAGCAGCCCCAAGATATATAGACATGCAAGAAATTCCAGCACTGGTTTTTGTTTCAATGAAACTTCAGGACTTGACGAGACATCATCTTTAGATAGGCGGAAGAAGGCGGAGCATGGAATTATTCGTGATAGTAATTCAGGTAGTGGAATTGATGCTGATAGTTTGATTGATGAACTTATTAGGTCAACCATACATGATCAGCCAaatgaaaatgatgaaaatttGGGGTTGCAACTTTTTATAGCTAAAGATGGTTCAACTACCCTGGGAACTCCTAAAACCAGAAGTCAGGTACTTTCAGGAAGTTTGAAAGAAGTTGTAGTGAAGTCTAATCAAAATTAG